A single genomic interval of Lathyrus oleraceus cultivar Zhongwan6 chromosome 7, CAAS_Psat_ZW6_1.0, whole genome shotgun sequence harbors:
- the LOC127101374 gene encoding uncharacterized protein LOC127101374, with the protein MQFFGGSEISPSPPALTASGNNGHMLYVFNRNGICLLYREWNRPLHTLNAQQDHKLMFGLLFSLKSLTAKMDPTSAEKGNLGVPQLPGQGCSFHSFRTNTYKLSFMETPSGIKIILVTHPRTGDLRDSLKYIYNLYVEYVVKNPLYTPGSPIRSELFNTTLDQYVRGIA; encoded by the exons ATGCAATTCTTTGGTGGTTCTGAGATTAGTCCGTCGCCGCCTGCGCTGACTGCTTCAGGAAACAATGGCCATATGCTGTATGTTTTCAATAGAAATGGTATATGCTTGCTTTATAGAGAGTGGAATCGCCCCCTGCATACTTTGAATGCTCAACAAGATCACAAGTTAATGTTTGGTCTGCTCTTCTCACTCAAGTCACTAACTGCCAAGATGGATCCCACTAG TGCCGAGAAAGGGAACCTTGGCGTGCCTCAGTTACCCGGCCAAGGTTGTTCATTTCACAGTTTTCGCACTAATACATACAAACTTAGTTTCATGGAAACTCCTTCTGGAATAAAG ATTATTTTGGTAACTCATCCTAGAACCGGTGATCTCCGGGATTCCTTAAAGTATATCTACAACTTGTATGTTGAATATGTTGTCAAGAATCCACTCTATACACCCGGATCTCCTATCAG GTCTGAGCTGTTCAATACAACGTTGGACCAGTATGTCAGAGGCATTGCATAG